GTTTCCTGAAGCAGGAGACAGGAGAATACCCTCGCCTACCATTGCTGTGCTTGATTTCAGGAAAAAGTATGAAAAGAATATATTATCATCGTTAGAAGGATTCTGAGTAAATACTGTGATATTTGAATCCCCACTATTTACGAAGGGTAGAAGGTTGTAAAGTTCGTCATCAGTCCGTGGATTGCTCGGGCCTGCATATGGGTCCAGAGGATTTGCAGTACTATCGTCCAGGCCCCCTACGGTCAAAAGTGCCCCGTTTCCACTGAACCCGTCATCTTCTCCTCCAGCCGAACTTGTAACTCTTACTCCGTTTACGTTAACATTACTGACCTGGCTACCCCCGCTATTCTGGTAACTGAAGGAAATACCAAGCCCCATATCAATAGCAAAGTTAGAATCGTTTTTATCAACAGGATCTGATAGCTTAATACTGAAAGTATCACCAGCAGGGTTCTGCCCTCCAAAAAGCAATATAACGGTATTGTCTTCCTTCTGGTCAGGATCATCAAAAATAACTGCAAGAACTTCTCCATCAGAACTGTAAGGACTTGTTTCTGTGACTGTGAAGTTAACTCTTCCTGCCGGCGCGATATCAACTGCAGGTTTAACAATAGATGTAACATCTGCCCAGTAGTTATAGCAGGCAGTCGAAAAAACAGTATTATTCCAGTAAACGGCACTTCCATTAATCAAAACGCTTCCTTCAGGAATCTGACTACCCCACTCTCCAGCAGCGATAAGATATGCACTTCTTACAGTCGCACCTTCAGGTTTTTCCACCTGAATAATACCACTGCTGTCAGTGCCTAGCCCGTCTACGGAAAGACTTATTTTTCCGGTCTCCGTAACCATCGGCTGTAAAGAAGTGCCTGAATCTCCCCTGACAAGTGTGCGGGGAATAGTCATAGTTGAATTATTTTCCAGGACAGTGCCCGGGGTCATTTCATTTTCTGCACATACCAGTAAAGTAAATGAAGAAAGCAAAACAAAAGCTGCAAAGAAAATAGGAATTGCTTTTACAAAGACGTCAAATTTATGTTTCATTTTTCACACCTTAAACTGTTTTTAAGACAACTTCACTGATTAAAGAGCAATATTTCCAATAGAGACCCCCACAGAAAGTTTGAAAGTTTAAAAATACTTAAATATAGATATAAATTTTTGAAATTATTTAGTATGTAGGGGGATAAAAATATAATAAAGTTACGATTAAAAAGAAAGCAATAAAAACAGAGAAATTTGAAAAAAGCAGATACCTTTGACGGAAACAAATCCTGAAATTTGACCCATTCAACGAATTTTAATGCTTTGTCCTGTACACATAATTTCAAAGAAAAAAAGTAGGGTGTTTAATGGAACACCCTCACTACTCATTAAATAAGGCCATAAATTCATAGAATGCCTTTGAATCTGCTCCGGAAATTTTCACCTTTCCGTCAGAAACGGCTTTCTGAGGATCGAGTTTTCCCAGAACCAGATTCTTCCATACCATTGAACTGGTGGTAATGGTAAAATCAGCATCTTCCGGGACCTCGGGCTGAATCTCAACAATGCCCTTGCGGACGTACAGGGCATAGTCAGAAGATTCAGTGTTTTTCATGTCTGTTAGCTGAAGCCCAACAGTAATTTCCTTGTCCAGGCTCCTGGAGGCATCAAGACTGACAGCCATTATCCTGAAGAGAGTATCCATTGGCATATAGGTAACGGCTTTATCCTCCATATTGGCAAAAGCAAGCTTCGGTTTCCCACTTGCCGGATATGCTGCCTGTCCCGTCTCCACGAGATACTCGGATAGGAGATAATTGCGTTCCTGAACGTTCTTAGTATTTTCTGCAAGGGCAATCATCGTTGAATTCTTTATCTCACGCGCCTCAGAATTATCCGGGTCAAGTAGAAGAACATCGTCAGCAAGTACCAGGGCCCATTCAAGATTGCCTTCGTCCAGGGCATTTCCGGCTTTAGCTGTTAGCTCGTCAACCCCGCCTGCCAGCTCAGCCGCCATTTCGGCTTCTTCTGTGGGAGACTGTGGATACATATCTCTGGATTTGCCTGTGTAGTATCCTCTATACCACCAGAAAATCTCGTATATATCTCTTTCAACACTTCCATAATATTCCTGCAAATAAGGATCGTTCGCCAGATGAGGCGGCAGCTTAACCACTTCTATGATTTCCCCCGGTGTCATACCTTTGTTCATGTTTTGCACTGTCTGGTCATGGATAAACTGGATAGCATCACGATAGCTGGTTAAGGTATGGCTTATATTATCTTTCCCGACCACAACGGGATTGGGACCATGGAGCGAGACCATATATTCAGCATCAAAGCTGCGGTAAAGGTCTATGCTATCGATATAATCCAGCGGATTCCTCATGACTGCCCCTCTCATGGTGGTAATTGCCGGGAATGCCTCGTAACAGTTGGCGATCTGGACCAGGGTTTTCTTCTCCGGGAGCCAGATGACAAGCACATCACGGGTCTCACCCGGAGCTGAAAAGATATTGAAATCCACTCCTGCAATATTTGTTTCCAGCGTATCATTGACAGTTATTGTAGGCGGCATATAACCTGAAGGTCCCCGGATCTGCTTATAGAAAAGTGCACCACCTGCATACCAGTCAGAATCATTACCATATAAGCCCCCCAGCATCATCATGCCACCTTCGGCTCTGCTGGGAAACAGCTGACCGTACCAATCATAGTACAGGGTATCGTCCAGCAGATCGTGAGCAATAATTTCAGTGTCGTTATCGGCAAAAACAGAAGCCCCGTGGATGTGGCAGTCATGGTGGTGAGTATAGATGACTGCTTTTACAGGCTTCCTGTCAAAGATGTTATTCAATTGCTTATTATATGCTTCTTTGACAACCTCTGCGGCCTGTAAGCTTTCCCCAGGATCAACAATAATAAGCCCGTCTTTACCCTCTATAAGTACAGGATTATCCCTGTTGTAGCCACGTGCAACGTAAACCCCATCAGTAACATTAAGGACCTGAGGTGGTAAGAATTGCGCTGTGAAGTTCTCCAGTTCAGGATTAACTTCTACCTTTTCAGGTTCAAATGCTGTCACTGATGTTGATATGCATATCATACATACAAAGGCAGCAAATAATAGAACCATATATGTACTGAACTTCATATTTTCCACTCCTTTATTTTGAAAAAAACCTATCCATAGCAAGTGTTTCCACATGTCAAGGATATTAAACAAAATATAATTTAATAAGCATATTAATTAACCAGAATTATTAATTCTTAGCAGATTACTGCCCTCATTATGCTTATGTTAAGATATTTATTCAATAATACAAGAAAAGTATAATTTTTTGAATATAACGTCAGAATTAAACATGGATAGTAAACCCGAAGAAAGAAATTTTTGAAAAAAGGCGTAATTCTGGATTTATGAAACCTGAATAATAAGTAGAGGAGAAGAACTTTCAGAAATCTAAAAAGTAAATCCGAAAAAGCAAAAAAAGAGTCGAATCCAAGGATAACCACACTCAGTAATTAAACGTTGGCAGGATCTTGAATATTTAGGAAAAAAGATAAAAATTCTCACTTAAGAAAAAATCAGGTGCCCGGAGCGTGACTCGAACACGCGACCTCCAGATATCTCAGGAGATTAAAGACGCCTCATATAAGGTCCCTATGAGTCTGGCGCCCCAACCGACTAGGCTATCCGGGCTTGCAACACACAAATGTATTAACATATATTAAAGGGTAACGATCGGAAGTGGGGAAAAAGACCATTTTAACTTCATTTGTGCGGGAAGTGTATGACAGAATGGAAAAGGTGAGCCTGCCAGTGATCAGAATTCATGAAGAAAATCTCTGAACACGTTATGTTAGGCCTGACATAATATGGTGATATATAATAAAAGGAAATTAAAGAGATATAGTCTGTATAATAAATAAATATATAATTGAAAAGTGATATAATAAACCCTCAGATCGATTTTTAAAAACAGGGAAAGCAAAATATGCGCCCATCTGAGACATGATCATTTATATCAAAGATACAGGCTGACAAGAGATATAAATCTGAATAAATATATATAAACCCCATAATTATAACGAATAACCGGAATAGATTCCAGTCAAAGGAAATTTCTGGAAAGCTACATTTTTTCCGCTGCAAACGTCTCCAGGACCCGGAACGTTAGCAGAAGAACCATTTATAAGATACTTTAAAAGAGCCCCGCTTAAACAGATCAGTTCCAGCAGTGCGATATTCTAAACACCTGCTAAATAATTGCTTTCAAGATTTACCTTAAAATTAAAATCCCGGTTCCCCCGGCTGAGACCCGGAAACTGCAGTTTCTCAGGAAGACCCATGCCTCAGCTTGACTTTCAATTATGACCAGGATACGAATCTCCGGGCCAGAAAGATGTAAGAAA
This window of the Methanosarcina mazei S-6 genome carries:
- a CDS encoding alkyl sulfatase dimerization domain-containing protein, producing the protein MKFSTYMVLLFAAFVCMICISTSVTAFEPEKVEVNPELENFTAQFLPPQVLNVTDGVYVARGYNRDNPVLIEGKDGLIIVDPGESLQAAEVVKEAYNKQLNNIFDRKPVKAVIYTHHHDCHIHGASVFADNDTEIIAHDLLDDTLYYDWYGQLFPSRAEGGMMMLGGLYGNDSDWYAGGALFYKQIRGPSGYMPPTITVNDTLETNIAGVDFNIFSAPGETRDVLVIWLPEKKTLVQIANCYEAFPAITTMRGAVMRNPLDYIDSIDLYRSFDAEYMVSLHGPNPVVVGKDNISHTLTSYRDAIQFIHDQTVQNMNKGMTPGEIIEVVKLPPHLANDPYLQEYYGSVERDIYEIFWWYRGYYTGKSRDMYPQSPTEEAEMAAELAGGVDELTAKAGNALDEGNLEWALVLADDVLLLDPDNSEAREIKNSTMIALAENTKNVQERNYLLSEYLVETGQAAYPASGKPKLAFANMEDKAVTYMPMDTLFRIMAVSLDASRSLDKEITVGLQLTDMKNTESSDYALYVRKGIVEIQPEVPEDADFTITTSSMVWKNLVLGKLDPQKAVSDGKVKISGADSKAFYEFMALFNE